A segment of the Actinomycetota bacterium genome:
AGGACCTGCAGGCCAACCTGATCCGGCTCGGCTTGGGGGACCGCATCCAGCCGCATCGGAACGACGAGGTGGAAGTCCTGATGGTGGTCGTGGCCGGCCGGGGCGAGCTCACCCTCGACGGCCAGGTCCGCCCGCTCGCCCCGATGGCCCTCGTCCACGTGCCCAAGGGGGCGGTCAGGGCCGTGGTGGCGGTCGACGGGCCGCTTGCCTACCTGTCGGTCCACCGCCGTCGCTCCCCGGGCCTTCAGATCGGCCGCCACGCCCAGCGGGCCCCGACTGGACAGTCCTGGCCATCCGGGTGATCGAACGGGTTCTGGACCTGTCAGCCGGTGGTCGTCGGGGGTCCGCCCTGCCCGTGCCCTCCAGGTCCGGTGCTGGCGGGTGGGCCGGGGTCCGCGGGTGGGCCGCTGCTCGGTGGCGAGGCGGGGGTCGGAGTC
Coding sequences within it:
- a CDS encoding cupin domain-containing protein, which codes for MRDAPSVVDLAGLAAAGDRPGALWRLDGEDLQANLIRLGLGDRIQPHRNDEVEVLMVVVAGRGELTLDGQVRPLAPMALVHVPKGAVRAVVAVDGPLAYLSVHRRRSPGLQIGRHAQRAPTGQSWPSG